In Streptomyces sp. NBC_00414, a single window of DNA contains:
- a CDS encoding alginate lyase family protein — MDNRLRRVAVLTAVALFVGLLTPAASAHPTAAHPRTAPPGTAQPRTVVLDGGRLQQTKVRFQHGDPRLRRAVTNLTGRADKWLDQGPWTVVDKPRPAPSGDVHDYLSQAPYWWPSQSPTADNPWGCPYVQRDGERNPEVDTGTDRLDLEKVFDSSYDLALAWHYTGKRQYAQKAAQILRTWFLAPATRMNPDLQHAQFIPCKYDGRAIGIIDFSQSYTAVLDAVAILQSGAPAWTGADRIGMRQWNSDFLDWLTNSDFGKQEGAAANNHGTFYDLLVAGLASATGDQDLARRTVRDAAGTRIAPQIAADGSQPQELARTRSWHYSTFDLVAYTRLAAIGQHVGVDLWRYRGPDGQSLFKAVRYLLPAATGRAVWPHPELEFRRFAASDVVHAAADAGDGAARKAVPLLEEPPGGDLWALRPAAEQLDSITG, encoded by the coding sequence ATGGACAACCGACTTCGCCGGGTCGCGGTGCTGACGGCAGTGGCCCTTTTCGTCGGCCTGCTGACCCCGGCCGCCTCCGCCCACCCGACGGCGGCCCACCCGAGGACGGCGCCGCCCGGGACCGCACAGCCCAGGACCGTCGTCCTCGACGGCGGGCGGCTCCAGCAGACCAAGGTCCGCTTCCAGCACGGCGACCCCCGGCTTCGAAGAGCCGTCACGAATCTGACCGGGCGGGCCGACAAATGGCTCGATCAGGGCCCTTGGACGGTCGTCGACAAGCCCAGGCCCGCACCGAGCGGCGACGTCCACGACTATCTGAGCCAGGCCCCCTACTGGTGGCCCAGCCAGTCACCCACCGCCGACAACCCCTGGGGCTGCCCGTACGTGCAGCGGGACGGTGAGCGCAATCCCGAGGTCGACACGGGCACCGACCGGCTGGATCTGGAGAAGGTCTTCGACTCGTCGTACGACCTCGCGCTCGCCTGGCACTACACGGGGAAGCGGCAGTACGCCCAGAAGGCCGCACAGATCCTGCGGACCTGGTTCCTGGCCCCCGCCACACGGATGAACCCGGACCTCCAGCACGCACAGTTCATCCCGTGCAAGTACGACGGCCGGGCCATCGGCATCATCGACTTCTCGCAGTCCTACACCGCGGTCCTCGACGCCGTCGCGATTCTCCAGTCCGGCGCCCCCGCCTGGACCGGCGCGGACCGGATCGGCATGAGGCAGTGGAACAGCGACTTCCTCGACTGGCTGACGAACAGTGACTTCGGCAAGCAGGAAGGGGCCGCGGCGAACAACCACGGCACGTTCTACGACCTGTTGGTGGCAGGCCTCGCCTCCGCGACCGGCGACCAGGACCTGGCCCGCCGGACCGTGCGCGACGCGGCCGGCACGCGGATCGCTCCCCAGATCGCGGCGGACGGGAGCCAGCCGCAGGAGCTCGCCCGGACCAGGAGCTGGCACTACTCGACCTTCGACCTCGTCGCGTACACCAGACTCGCCGCGATCGGGCAGCACGTCGGCGTGGACCTGTGGCGCTACCGGGGACCGGACGGACAAAGTCTCTTCAAAGCCGTGCGCTACCTGCTTCCCGCGGCGACGGGACGCGCCGTCTGGCCGCACCCCGAGCTGGAATTCCGCCGGTTCGCGGCAAGCGACGTCGTCCACGCGGCGGCGGACGCGGGCGACGGTGCGGCAAGGAAGGCCGTGCCGCTGCTGGAGGAACCGCCGGGCGGAGACCTGTGGGCCCTACGACCCGCGGCGGAGCAACTCGACTCCATAACCGGCTGA
- a CDS encoding glycoside hydrolase family 2 TIM barrel-domain containing protein, whose translation MSTELSPHVSDISPGRGALRPARSWLRSDAPSRSLNGPWRFRLSPTASGPEDFAADGFDDHGWDSIPVPSHWVLEGDGAYGRPIYTNIQFPFPIDPPHVPDENPTGDYRRHFDVPADWSDAERVVLRFDGVESLFRVWVNGSEIGSASGSRLAHEFDVTSAVRTGDNVVAVRVHQWSAASYVEDQDQWWLPGIFRDVTLVARPVGGIEDVWLRTGFEHGAGRAGRVEAEITADAAAFPVTLRIPELGVEHVWATPADVAPLDVAGVEPWSAERPRLYDVTVSTAAESIALRVGFRTVEIRGDRFLVNGRRVVFHGVNRHEAHPERGRVFDEEHAREDLARMKRFNVNAIRTSHYPPHPRLLDLADELGFWVVLECDLETHGFEKLDWTGNPSDDPAWREAYLDRIRRTVERDKNHPSIVIWSLGNESGTGGNLAAMSAWVHARDPERPVHYEGDYTGEYTDIYSRMYSSVPETEQIGADGARSALLNCTPAQSARQRTKPFLLCEYAHAMGNGPGAFDQYEALVRRYPRLHGGFVWEWRDHGILATAPDGRDYHAYGGDFGEVVHDGNFVMDGMLLSDDVPTPSLHEFKAVVQPVEFTFDGEKVEVTSLRHTADTSDLRFRWRFEHDGTPVASGELEVPVVAAGESAWAPLPPVAVVPDAETWLTIDATTAVTTSWAPAGHVIATAQLDCSARRPVPAVRSRDDWRPGDGNLSLGTAEFTGGSLSRLAGREVTGPRLELFRAPTDNDESPSDGVEDSDDSIAGVSSADLWRRDGLDRLTTRRVLVEHTTDALRTLDRVSAANSVSWVMVESVWSVEDAELELRVEIEPSRGWRTVWPRIGIRFELPDGTAAVDGATWFGLGPLESYPDSLRAARTGRFSSTIGDLSVDYARPQETGHRSELRRLTLVSGDAEVLRVEALPDARGRRPGFTLSRHTPQQIALAQHPFELGESTTSHLIIDAAQHGLGSRTCGPDVWPEFALRPEARTIRLRISTAG comes from the coding sequence TTGTCCACCGAGCTCTCCCCCCATGTTTCGGACATCTCGCCGGGGCGCGGCGCACTGCGCCCGGCGCGTTCGTGGCTGCGCTCCGACGCGCCCTCGCGTTCGCTGAACGGGCCCTGGCGCTTCCGGCTGTCGCCCACGGCGTCGGGCCCGGAGGACTTCGCGGCCGACGGCTTCGACGACCACGGGTGGGACAGCATCCCCGTGCCCTCCCACTGGGTGCTGGAGGGCGACGGAGCCTACGGCCGGCCGATCTACACGAACATCCAGTTCCCCTTCCCGATCGACCCGCCCCACGTCCCGGACGAGAACCCGACCGGTGACTACCGCCGGCACTTCGACGTTCCCGCCGACTGGTCCGACGCCGAGCGTGTGGTGCTGCGCTTCGACGGCGTCGAGTCGCTGTTCCGGGTGTGGGTCAACGGCTCGGAGATCGGCAGCGCGAGCGGGAGCCGGCTCGCCCACGAGTTCGACGTCACCTCCGCGGTGCGCACGGGCGACAACGTCGTCGCCGTACGGGTGCACCAGTGGTCGGCGGCCAGTTACGTCGAGGACCAGGACCAGTGGTGGCTGCCGGGCATCTTCCGCGATGTCACGCTCGTCGCCCGCCCCGTCGGAGGCATCGAGGACGTCTGGCTGCGGACCGGTTTCGAGCACGGTGCCGGGCGGGCCGGGCGGGTCGAGGCGGAGATCACCGCCGACGCCGCCGCGTTCCCGGTCACCCTGCGCATCCCCGAGCTCGGCGTCGAGCACGTCTGGGCCACCCCGGCCGACGTGGCCCCCCTCGACGTCGCCGGTGTCGAGCCCTGGTCGGCCGAGCGGCCCCGCCTGTACGACGTCACCGTGTCCACGGCCGCGGAGAGCATCGCGCTGCGGGTGGGATTCCGTACGGTCGAGATACGCGGCGACCGGTTCCTGGTCAACGGCCGCCGTGTCGTCTTCCACGGGGTGAACCGGCACGAGGCGCACCCCGAGCGGGGCCGCGTCTTCGACGAGGAGCACGCGCGCGAGGACCTGGCCCGTATGAAGCGGTTCAACGTCAACGCCATCCGCACCAGCCACTACCCGCCGCACCCCCGGCTGCTCGACCTGGCCGACGAACTCGGCTTCTGGGTGGTCCTGGAATGCGATCTGGAGACGCACGGCTTCGAGAAGCTCGACTGGACCGGCAATCCGAGTGACGACCCGGCGTGGCGCGAGGCCTACCTGGACCGCATCCGGCGCACCGTCGAGCGGGACAAGAACCATCCCAGCATCGTGATCTGGTCGCTGGGCAACGAGTCGGGTACCGGCGGCAATCTGGCGGCCATGTCGGCATGGGTCCACGCCCGCGATCCGGAACGTCCCGTGCACTACGAGGGCGACTACACCGGCGAGTACACCGACATCTACTCGCGCATGTACTCGTCGGTGCCGGAGACGGAGCAGATCGGAGCGGACGGCGCGCGTTCCGCGCTGCTGAACTGCACGCCCGCGCAGAGCGCCCGGCAGCGCACCAAGCCGTTCCTGCTGTGCGAGTACGCGCACGCGATGGGCAACGGGCCGGGCGCGTTCGACCAGTACGAAGCCCTCGTACGACGGTATCCGCGACTGCACGGCGGGTTCGTGTGGGAATGGCGCGACCACGGCATACTCGCCACGGCCCCGGACGGGAGGGACTACCACGCCTACGGCGGCGACTTCGGAGAGGTCGTGCACGACGGCAACTTCGTGATGGACGGCATGCTGTTGAGCGACGACGTCCCCACCCCCAGCCTCCACGAGTTCAAGGCGGTCGTTCAGCCGGTCGAGTTCACCTTCGACGGCGAGAAGGTCGAAGTCACCAGCCTGCGGCACACGGCCGACACGTCCGACCTGCGTTTCCGCTGGCGTTTCGAACACGACGGAACCCCTGTCGCCTCCGGCGAGTTGGAGGTGCCCGTCGTCGCCGCGGGCGAGTCGGCGTGGGCGCCGCTGCCTCCGGTCGCCGTCGTCCCCGACGCCGAGACGTGGCTGACGATCGACGCGACGACGGCGGTGACGACGTCCTGGGCGCCCGCGGGACATGTGATCGCCACGGCCCAACTGGACTGCTCCGCACGCCGTCCCGTGCCCGCCGTCCGCTCCCGGGACGACTGGCGGCCGGGCGACGGGAACCTGTCGCTCGGTACGGCCGAGTTCACCGGCGGCTCGCTCAGCCGCCTCGCAGGCCGCGAGGTGACCGGGCCGCGGCTGGAGCTGTTCCGCGCGCCGACCGACAACGACGAGAGCCCGTCCGACGGCGTCGAGGACAGCGACGACAGCATCGCCGGGGTGTCCAGCGCCGACCTGTGGCGTCGTGACGGCCTCGACCGGCTGACGACACGGCGCGTCCTCGTGGAGCACACCACGGACGCGCTGCGCACCCTCGACAGGGTCTCCGCCGCGAACTCCGTGTCATGGGTGATGGTGGAGTCCGTGTGGTCGGTCGAGGACGCTGAGCTGGAACTGCGCGTGGAGATAGAGCCCTCGCGCGGCTGGCGCACGGTGTGGCCCCGGATCGGTATCCGCTTCGAGCTGCCCGACGGCACGGCTGCCGTCGACGGGGCGACGTGGTTCGGTCTGGGACCGCTGGAGTCGTATCCCGACAGTCTCCGGGCGGCTCGCACGGGCCGGTTCTCCTCGACGATCGGAGACCTCTCGGTCGACTACGCGCGCCCGCAGGAAACGGGGCACCGCTCCGAGCTGCGTCGGCTGACACTGGTGAGCGGCGACGCCGAGGTGCTGCGCGTCGAGGCCCTGCCCGACGCCCGGGGGCGTCGGCCCGGCTTCACGCTCAGCCGCCACACCCCCCAGCAGATCGCCCTCGCGCAACACCCCTTCGAGCTGGGCGAGTCGACGACGAGTCACCTGATCATCGACGCGGCCCAGCACGGTCTCGGCTCGCGGACGTGCGGGCCGGACGTGTGGCCCGAGTTCGCACTGCGCCCGGAAGCGCGCACGATCAGGTTGCGTATATCCACGGCGGGTTGA
- a CDS encoding alpha-mannosidase, translating to MSNSAVFVPHFHWDREWYEPFQVFRHRLVAALDTVLETAEANPGFRFTVDGQMAAIEDYLEMRPENRDRVVALVTEGRIAIGPWLILLDEFLCSGETIVRNLRMGWSAAAKLGGAMPVGYLPDMFGHVAQMPQILARAGFEHAALWRGVPAAIEGHAFRWRAPDGSEVRTEFLFDGYDNGLDVLLVPDRVGRALGDYAEMTAARWGSDPVLAMAGTDHNAPDPDLAAWLRRASGEGRPITIATLDEYLREHVHDEVSAVVTGELRSHSRGNILPGVLSVRLALKQRMALAERTIDHAERMNALWSRRDDSPFLALAWHKVIESTAHDSVVGSGTDETCDQVAARLAEAAQTARAVRDAALAEPAGLVPSDGHLIANPLPFERTTLVEVDVVAPPEGSSLVATLADGSAHPVQLVSEAPTVLSDERMDASRLERVLRRIHRRELFGRLIDHYELTPGSLVFHLAEVPAEGPFDLLILRREVAAAAAAHPGEWRVLTVEEARATALVPVKVPASGLTAFRVEPRETSAAAPASYAPSTAADRTLSNGLVEVTVAADGTLDIAGADGTVLRGVGRLVDGGDRGDSYNYAPPAHDVLVQDPTEITVDLLEDGPLRSQLRVTRVYAWPVALSDDRDLRDGRTLPTPVETLVEVRAGEPFVRVRTSFLNRSADHRLRFHVPLPEPVATSSSAGQFAVTERGLTAEGGWGEFPLPTFPAGTFVSAGAATVLLDHSSEYELVGDGAELAITLLRAIGSISVNIHPLRDEPAASEIPVPGAQDLGMRVENRFAVVPSAAGWRGADAVALAEEFRNDVLVTRGTAPAGGQLPPDAGGLRVDGQDVLVSGVRRVTDAESGTGASAGTGVETGTGIEVRLVAMRDSASTVRVTGAFSEATTVDLLGRPLSRTEAANELELALGPWEIRTVVLR from the coding sequence ATGAGCAACTCCGCCGTCTTCGTGCCCCATTTCCACTGGGACCGGGAGTGGTACGAGCCGTTCCAGGTATTCCGGCACCGCCTCGTCGCCGCCCTCGACACCGTGCTGGAGACGGCCGAGGCGAACCCTGGCTTCCGCTTCACGGTCGACGGGCAGATGGCCGCGATCGAGGACTACCTGGAGATGCGGCCGGAGAACCGCGACCGGGTCGTCGCCCTGGTCACCGAGGGCCGGATCGCGATCGGGCCGTGGCTCATCCTGCTCGACGAGTTCCTCTGCTCCGGAGAGACCATCGTCCGCAACCTGCGGATGGGGTGGTCGGCCGCCGCGAAACTCGGCGGCGCGATGCCCGTCGGCTATCTGCCGGACATGTTCGGCCACGTCGCGCAGATGCCGCAGATCCTCGCGCGCGCCGGGTTCGAGCACGCGGCACTGTGGCGCGGTGTGCCCGCCGCCATCGAGGGCCATGCCTTCCGCTGGCGCGCTCCCGACGGCTCCGAGGTGCGCACCGAGTTCCTCTTCGACGGCTACGACAACGGCCTCGACGTCCTGCTCGTGCCCGACCGGGTCGGCCGCGCGCTGGGCGACTACGCGGAGATGACGGCCGCGCGATGGGGCTCCGATCCGGTCCTCGCGATGGCCGGTACCGACCACAACGCGCCCGACCCGGACCTCGCGGCCTGGCTGCGCCGGGCCTCCGGCGAGGGCCGGCCCATCACCATCGCGACCCTCGACGAATACCTCCGCGAGCATGTCCACGACGAGGTGTCGGCCGTCGTCACCGGCGAGTTGCGCAGCCATTCACGCGGCAACATCCTCCCCGGCGTGCTCTCCGTGCGGCTCGCTCTCAAGCAGCGGATGGCACTCGCCGAGCGCACGATCGACCACGCCGAGCGTATGAACGCCCTGTGGTCCCGGCGCGACGACTCGCCGTTCCTCGCCCTCGCCTGGCACAAGGTCATCGAGTCGACGGCGCACGACTCGGTGGTCGGTTCCGGCACCGACGAGACCTGCGACCAGGTCGCCGCACGCCTCGCGGAGGCCGCTCAGACCGCGCGCGCCGTCCGGGACGCGGCGCTCGCCGAACCCGCGGGGCTGGTGCCGAGCGACGGCCACCTGATCGCCAACCCGCTGCCGTTCGAGCGCACCACGCTGGTCGAGGTGGACGTCGTCGCCCCGCCGGAGGGTTCGAGCCTGGTCGCGACCCTCGCCGACGGCTCGGCGCACCCCGTGCAGCTGGTCTCCGAGGCACCGACGGTGCTGAGCGACGAGCGCATGGACGCCTCCCGGCTCGAACGCGTGCTGCGCCGTATCCACCGCCGTGAGCTGTTCGGCCGGCTCATCGACCACTACGAACTCACTCCCGGCTCGCTCGTCTTCCATCTCGCCGAGGTCCCCGCCGAGGGGCCGTTCGACCTGCTGATCCTGCGCCGCGAGGTCGCCGCCGCGGCTGCCGCGCATCCGGGTGAGTGGCGGGTGCTGACGGTGGAGGAGGCCCGGGCCACCGCACTGGTCCCCGTGAAGGTCCCCGCTTCCGGGCTGACCGCCTTCCGGGTCGAGCCGCGCGAGACCTCCGCTGCCGCACCGGCCTCGTACGCGCCCTCGACAGCGGCGGATCGCACGCTCTCCAACGGTCTGGTCGAGGTCACGGTCGCCGCGGACGGCACGCTGGACATCGCCGGTGCCGACGGGACCGTGCTGCGCGGCGTCGGTCGCCTCGTCGACGGCGGTGACCGTGGCGACAGTTACAACTACGCTCCCCCGGCGCACGACGTCCTCGTCCAGGACCCGACGGAGATCACCGTCGATCTCCTTGAGGACGGCCCCCTGCGGTCGCAGCTGCGGGTCACCCGCGTCTACGCGTGGCCCGTCGCCCTGTCCGACGACCGCGACCTGCGCGACGGACGGACGCTGCCGACCCCGGTGGAGACGCTGGTGGAGGTACGGGCCGGTGAACCGTTCGTGCGCGTCCGCACCTCGTTCCTCAACCGGTCCGCGGATCACCGGCTGCGCTTCCACGTGCCGCTGCCCGAACCGGTGGCCACGTCCTCGTCCGCAGGACAGTTCGCCGTCACCGAACGCGGTCTCACGGCCGAGGGCGGCTGGGGCGAGTTCCCGCTGCCGACCTTCCCCGCCGGTACGTTCGTGTCGGCGGGCGCCGCCACGGTCCTGCTCGACCACTCCAGCGAGTACGAACTCGTCGGCGACGGCGCCGAACTGGCCATCACGTTGCTGCGGGCGATCGGCTCGATCAGCGTCAACATCCATCCCCTGCGCGACGAGCCCGCGGCGAGCGAGATCCCCGTACCGGGTGCGCAGGACCTCGGCATGCGCGTCGAGAACCGGTTCGCCGTCGTCCCGTCCGCCGCCGGCTGGCGCGGGGCGGACGCGGTCGCGCTCGCCGAGGAGTTCCGCAACGACGTGCTCGTCACGCGCGGGACCGCACCCGCCGGGGGCCAACTGCCGCCCGACGCGGGCGGGTTGCGCGTCGACGGTCAGGACGTGCTGGTGTCCGGCGTCCGCCGTGTCACCGACGCCGAGTCCGGGACCGGGGCGAGTGCCGGGACCGGTGTCGAGACCGGGACCGGGATCGAGGTGCGGCTGGTGGCGATGCGCGACAGTGCGTCAACCGTCCGCGTGACGGGCGCGTTCTCAGAGGCCACCACCGTGGATCTGCTCGGCCGACCCCTCTCCCGTACCGAGGCGGCGAACGAACTCGAACTCGCCCTCGGTCCATGGGAGATCCGCACGGTCGTACTCCGATAG
- a CDS encoding carbohydrate ABC transporter permease, with product MSNTSVNRESRVSRTAAMALMLLLAIYFLLPIYFLIVAATKPQGDLATTNGLAFSHFNLFDNLRVLFTRSDGIFGRWAVNTVIYAVLGAAVGTLISALCGYALAKFRFRGREFLFSVILGGVLVPTTALALPLFLLFSATGIVNTYLAVFLPSIVSPFGVYLARIFANASVPQELIESARLDGAGEFRTFFSVAFKLMTPALVTIFLFQFVAIWNNFFLPMVMLQKESLFPITLGLYQWNGQTARAPLLQQSVITGSLVSIVPVIIVFILLQRFWRTGLAAGSLK from the coding sequence GTGAGCAACACATCCGTGAACCGCGAGAGCCGCGTCAGCCGCACGGCGGCCATGGCCCTGATGCTGCTGCTCGCGATCTACTTCCTGCTGCCGATCTACTTCCTCATCGTCGCGGCCACCAAGCCGCAGGGGGACCTGGCCACCACCAACGGGCTGGCGTTCTCGCACTTCAACCTGTTCGACAACCTGCGCGTCCTGTTCACCCGCAGCGACGGCATCTTCGGCCGGTGGGCCGTCAACACCGTGATCTACGCGGTGCTGGGCGCGGCCGTGGGCACGCTGATCTCCGCGCTGTGCGGATACGCGCTCGCCAAGTTCCGTTTCCGCGGGCGGGAGTTCCTCTTCTCCGTCATCCTCGGCGGCGTCCTCGTCCCCACCACCGCGCTCGCCCTCCCGCTGTTCCTGCTGTTCTCGGCGACCGGGATCGTCAACACCTATCTCGCGGTGTTCCTGCCCAGCATCGTCAGCCCGTTCGGCGTCTACCTGGCACGCATCTTCGCCAACGCCTCCGTCCCCCAGGAGCTGATCGAGTCGGCACGCCTGGACGGCGCGGGTGAGTTCCGCACCTTCTTCTCGGTGGCCTTCAAGCTGATGACACCGGCGCTGGTGACCATCTTCCTGTTCCAGTTCGTCGCCATCTGGAACAATTTCTTCCTGCCGATGGTCATGCTGCAGAAGGAATCCCTGTTCCCGATCACCCTCGGCCTGTACCAGTGGAACGGTCAGACCGCCCGGGCCCCACTGCTCCAGCAGTCCGTCATCACCGGCTCGCTGGTGTCGATCGTGCCGGTGATCATCGTGTTCATCCTCCTCCAGCGGTTCTGGCGCACCGGCCTCGCCGCCGGCTCGCTCAAGTAA
- a CDS encoding carbohydrate ABC transporter permease — protein sequence MTDLATRASTRVVTSPGGRRRLNGGGPRAGTITAFLIPFFLPFVLFYLVPVGYALWQSFRAVHRTGGQYGTSYTSFGGFEQYQKVFENTEFWSSIGRIGLFGVVQVPVMLFVALIMALLLDTPLLKLKSVFRMTAFMPYAVPGVIAAIMWSYLYSPQLSPVVDLLNGIGLDPDFLGPGAVLWSAANISTWLWTGYNMLIMYSALQSIPQELYEAAKLDGASNWAIAWRVKVPIIAPSIVLTTVFSIIGTLQLYAEPAVLRQISSNISSTFTPNMLAYAVASGNNYQQAAAISVVIAVITFVLSFGFMRLTSKRAGL from the coding sequence ATGACCGACCTCGCGACCCGCGCGTCGACGCGTGTGGTGACGTCACCGGGGGGCCGCCGCCGTCTCAACGGCGGTGGCCCCCGGGCGGGCACCATCACCGCGTTCCTGATCCCCTTCTTCCTCCCCTTCGTGCTGTTCTACCTGGTACCGGTCGGCTACGCGCTCTGGCAGAGCTTCCGTGCCGTGCACCGCACCGGCGGCCAGTACGGCACCTCGTACACGAGCTTCGGCGGCTTCGAGCAGTACCAGAAGGTCTTCGAGAACACGGAGTTCTGGTCCAGCATCGGGCGCATCGGACTGTTCGGCGTCGTGCAGGTGCCGGTCATGCTGTTCGTCGCCCTGATCATGGCCCTGCTCCTCGACACTCCCCTGCTGAAGCTCAAGTCGGTCTTCCGTATGACCGCGTTCATGCCGTACGCCGTGCCCGGTGTCATCGCCGCGATCATGTGGTCGTATCTCTACTCGCCGCAGCTCAGCCCGGTCGTGGACCTGCTGAACGGCATCGGCCTGGACCCGGACTTCCTCGGCCCGGGAGCCGTGCTGTGGTCGGCGGCGAACATCTCCACCTGGCTGTGGACCGGCTACAACATGCTCATCATGTACTCGGCCCTGCAGTCGATCCCGCAGGAGCTGTACGAAGCCGCCAAGCTGGACGGTGCCAGCAACTGGGCCATCGCGTGGCGGGTCAAGGTGCCGATCATCGCCCCGTCGATCGTCCTCACCACGGTGTTCTCGATCATCGGCACCCTCCAGCTCTACGCGGAGCCGGCCGTGCTGCGGCAGATCTCCTCGAACATCTCCAGCACGTTCACGCCGAACATGCTCGCCTACGCGGTGGCGTCCGGGAACAACTACCAGCAGGCCGCGGCGATCTCGGTGGTCATCGCCGTCATCACCTTCGTCCTGAGCTTCGGATTCATGCGACTGACGTCGAAGAGGGCCGGCCTGTGA
- a CDS encoding ABC transporter substrate-binding protein — MSNTVTRIRLAVVAAAAGVLVLAGCSSSDSSGNSSAASCEPAKGKVTLQYWNTVPGMDDVVALWNKKNPDIQVETKNISNDQYGTLGNALKADKAPDLAQVGYDQLPNLRTQNAFVDASDCSAATKAKSAFVPWTWSQASFGDTGVFALPQDTGPMALYVRSDIFKKHDVAVPKTWDEYAVAAEKLHKADPDLDITFFDPNNAEWFNGLIWQNKAKMYGYSGDKWHVTVASDESKQVAEYWQKLIAGKLVRTDLANGSTQMYAAYQKDQIASYVGAAWGYSMFRDNLPKQAGKWSIVPMPTWGANGASGDWGGSTVAFMKGGKHLYESVKFNTWLNTDPEALALENKLGGLYPAANAGLQLPALSKGVPYYNNEKIFDVFADSSKDIDTSFTWGPTQKTVNLALQDAMAKAAGGDGTLTDALTAAQNAALKSMKDQAIPVTAGK; from the coding sequence ATGAGCAACACAGTCACGCGCATCCGCCTCGCCGTCGTCGCCGCGGCCGCCGGAGTCCTCGTACTCGCCGGATGCTCGTCGTCCGACTCGTCGGGCAACTCGTCCGCGGCGTCCTGCGAGCCCGCCAAGGGCAAGGTGACACTCCAGTACTGGAACACGGTTCCGGGCATGGACGACGTCGTCGCCCTGTGGAACAAGAAGAACCCGGACATCCAGGTCGAGACGAAGAACATCTCCAACGACCAGTACGGCACCCTCGGCAACGCCCTCAAGGCGGACAAGGCGCCGGACCTCGCTCAGGTCGGCTACGACCAACTGCCCAACCTGCGCACGCAGAACGCCTTCGTGGACGCCTCCGACTGCTCGGCCGCCACCAAGGCCAAGTCGGCGTTCGTGCCGTGGACCTGGTCGCAGGCCAGCTTCGGCGACACCGGGGTGTTCGCCCTTCCGCAGGACACCGGCCCGATGGCGCTCTACGTACGCAGCGACATCTTCAAGAAGCACGACGTCGCCGTCCCCAAGACCTGGGACGAGTACGCGGTGGCCGCCGAGAAGCTGCACAAGGCCGACCCGGACCTCGACATCACGTTCTTCGACCCCAACAACGCCGAGTGGTTCAACGGCCTCATCTGGCAGAACAAGGCCAAGATGTACGGCTACTCCGGCGACAAGTGGCATGTCACCGTCGCGTCCGACGAGAGCAAGCAGGTCGCCGAGTACTGGCAGAAGCTGATCGCCGGCAAGCTCGTGCGCACCGACCTGGCCAACGGCTCGACGCAGATGTACGCCGCGTACCAGAAGGACCAGATCGCCAGCTATGTCGGCGCGGCCTGGGGCTACAGCATGTTCCGCGACAACCTGCCCAAGCAGGCCGGGAAGTGGAGCATCGTCCCGATGCCGACGTGGGGTGCGAACGGCGCCTCCGGCGACTGGGGCGGTTCGACCGTCGCGTTCATGAAGGGCGGCAAGCACCTCTACGAGTCGGTCAAGTTCAACACCTGGCTCAACACCGACCCCGAGGCCCTCGCCCTGGAGAACAAGCTGGGCGGTCTCTACCCGGCCGCCAACGCCGGACTCCAACTGCCCGCGCTCTCCAAGGGTGTTCCCTACTACAACAACGAGAAGATCTTCGATGTCTTCGCGGACTCGTCCAAGGACATCGACACCAGCTTCACCTGGGGTCCCACCCAGAAGACGGTGAACCTCGCGCTCCAGGACGCGATGGCCAAGGCCGCGGGCGGCGACGGCACCCTCACCGACGCGCTGACGGCCGCCCAGAACGCCGCGCTGAAGTCGATGAAGGACCAGGCGATCCCGGTCACGGCAGGCAAGTGA